In the Desulfurellaceae bacterium genome, one interval contains:
- the rplT gene encoding 50S ribosomal protein L20: MPRVKRGFKARRRRKKILKLAKGFVGGRRRLYRQARETLERGLVYAYRDRRVKKRTFRRLWNVRINAAARLNGLSYSRLIHGLTRAEVALDRKILAALAVHDPDAFAAVVEVAKERLAA, encoded by the coding sequence ATGCCTCGAGTCAAGCGCGGTTTTAAGGCGCGCCGCCGTCGAAAGAAGATTCTCAAGCTGGCCAAAGGCTTTGTGGGGGGCCGTCGCCGTCTCTACCGTCAGGCACGCGAGACGCTCGAGCGCGGCTTGGTCTACGCCTACCGTGATCGCCGGGTGAAAAAGCGCACCTTTCGACGTTTATGGAACGTCCGTATCAACGCCGCTGCCCGCCTGAACGGCTTGTCCTACAGCCGCCTGATTCACGGCTTGACGCGAGCCGAGGTTGCCCTGGATAGAAAGATTCTTGCCGCGCTGGCGGTCCACGACCCAGACGCCTTCGCGGCCGTCGTCGAGGTCGCCAAAGAACGTCTGGCCGCCTAG
- the rpsF gene encoding 30S ribosomal protein S6: MPIYETLTILHPDLAEARVKEVLTWMQQLVENGQGKVLQVEEWGMRDLAYRIQKQRRGYYVRLEYEATPAALQELERNFRLSEEVLRFLSIVRKAPSEKRPSVQPHSEAVTESPAETPPEAPAESAAEPTPPAPQQAPEQEAAAPAADTEPDESASPATH, translated from the coding sequence ATGCCGATTTATGAAACACTCACCATCCTGCATCCCGACTTGGCCGAAGCTCGGGTGAAGGAAGTCCTGACCTGGATGCAGCAGCTCGTCGAGAACGGCCAGGGAAAGGTGCTCCAGGTTGAAGAGTGGGGCATGCGGGACTTGGCCTATCGCATCCAGAAACAACGCAGAGGGTATTACGTCCGCCTCGAATACGAGGCCACACCGGCGGCGCTCCAAGAGCTGGAACGCAACTTCCGGCTGAGCGAGGAGGTGCTCCGGTTTCTGTCAATCGTGCGCAAAGCTCCTTCGGAAAAGCGTCCGAGCGTTCAGCCTCACTCAGAAGCGGTGACCGAGAGCCCTGCTGAGACACCACCCGAAGCTCCGGCGGAGTCTGCTGCCGAGCCGACTCCGCCCGCTCCACAGCAGGCGCCCGAACAGGAAGCTGCGGCTCCGGCGGCCGATACTGAGCCTGACGAGTCAGCCTCGCCTGCCACACACTGA
- the infC gene encoding translation initiation factor IF-3: MAREAGVRINQQIRAREVRVIDEGGTQVGILHLAEALRLTEERELDLVEISPTASPPVCRIMDYGKYRYLQKKKTQESRKHQIQVLVKEVKLGSRTNEHDIDFKVNNIRRFLEKKQRVKVSVFFRGREITHPEIGKELLDKVFQKIEDIGALENQARLEGRNMSMLIVPR, encoded by the coding sequence ATAGCTCGAGAAGCAGGGGTTCGGATCAATCAACAGATCCGTGCACGCGAAGTTCGCGTCATTGATGAAGGCGGAACCCAGGTCGGCATCCTTCACTTGGCCGAAGCCCTCCGTCTGACCGAGGAGCGAGAACTCGACCTCGTCGAGATATCTCCGACCGCCTCGCCCCCGGTCTGTCGGATCATGGACTATGGCAAGTACCGCTACCTGCAGAAAAAGAAGACCCAGGAGTCCCGGAAACATCAAATCCAGGTGCTGGTCAAAGAGGTGAAACTGGGGTCGCGAACCAACGAGCACGATATTGATTTCAAGGTCAATAATATCCGGCGTTTCCTGGAGAAGAAGCAGCGGGTCAAGGTGTCGGTCTTTTTCCGCGGTCGGGAGATTACGCATCCCGAGATTGGCAAAGAGCTGCTGGATAAGGTGTTTCAAAAAATCGAGGATATTGGGGCGCTCGAAAACCAGGCCCGTTTGGAGGGCCGCAACATGTCCATGCTCATTGTTCCGAGGTAA
- the rpsR gene encoding 30S ribosomal protein S18, which produces MARAPARGGGGRYRRGQRGDDKFPARRRLRRKVCRFCADKSLSIDYKETRILEDFVTERGKIIPRRITGTCAWCQRKLTTAVKRARAIALLPYVRTQV; this is translated from the coding sequence ATGGCACGAGCACCAGCAAGAGGAGGCGGAGGGAGATATCGACGCGGCCAGCGTGGGGACGATAAATTCCCGGCGCGGCGTCGCTTGCGACGAAAAGTGTGTCGGTTCTGTGCCGATAAAAGCCTGTCGATCGACTATAAGGAAACACGCATCCTTGAGGACTTTGTCACCGAGCGGGGCAAGATTATTCCTCGTCGCATCACCGGAACGTGTGCCTGGTGTCAGCGCAAGCTGACAACAGCAGTCAAGCGGGCACGGGCGATTGCCCTGCTACCGTATGTGAGAACCCAGGTGTAA
- the rpmI gene encoding 50S ribosomal protein L35, with product MPKLKTRRGAAKRFKVTGSGKVRRYRAYRRHILSTKTTKQKRHLRQSGLVSAADERAITYLIPFL from the coding sequence ATGCCAAAACTGAAAACTCGCCGTGGGGCGGCCAAACGTTTTAAGGTCACAGGTTCTGGAAAAGTGCGCCGCTATCGTGCCTATCGGCGTCACATTCTTTCCACCAAGACGACAAAACAGAAACGACACCTGAGGCAGTCCGGCCTCGTCTCGGCGGCCGATGAACGCGCTATCACCTATCTGATTCCGTTTCTGTAG
- the rplI gene encoding 50S ribosomal protein L9, translating to MEIILQEEVADLGQIGDVVKVRDGYARNYLLPRGLAIQANRRNVRVLEHHKRLVAVKKERVQRQAQTLLDQLSALSLTIPAKAGEEGRLFGSVTNIDLETALKEKGLTLDRRKILLDEPIKQLGSYEVPVNLGGALRANIKLEVTAES from the coding sequence ATGGAGATTATTCTACAGGAAGAGGTCGCCGATCTGGGACAGATCGGTGATGTTGTGAAAGTCCGAGACGGCTACGCGCGCAACTACTTGCTGCCCCGGGGACTCGCGATTCAGGCAAATCGACGCAACGTGCGCGTCCTTGAGCACCACAAACGTCTGGTGGCAGTCAAAAAAGAACGCGTCCAGCGCCAGGCCCAGACGCTGCTCGACCAGTTGTCCGCCCTGAGCCTAACTATCCCGGCCAAAGCCGGGGAAGAAGGCCGCTTGTTCGGGTCGGTCACAAATATCGACCTTGAGACGGCCCTCAAAGAGAAAGGGCTGACCCTCGACCGGCGAAAAATTCTTCTTGACGAGCCGATCAAGCAACTGGGATCATATGAGGTACCGGTCAATCTGGGCGGTGCACTGCGGGCAAATATCAAGCTTGAGGTCACTGCCGAGTCGTAA
- the pth gene encoding aminoacyl-tRNA hydrolase: MRVLIGLGNPGPTYHNTRHNLGFWVIDILAERWRIPLVASPLLSRLGQGSRHARGNVRTDGDSDKGKRENRWTLKDITFPLEGHHVSPCDQTVLLVQPQTFMNNSGEAAGRIRHWYGLSAADFLVVHDDLALPAGRIRVKRGGGGAGGNRGVASIIDGLGSPDFPRVKIGIGRPQDTTSVTEFVLRRFTPQEGASMLCAARHAADAVEAVCTRGLEWAMDGFNRIGCGG, translated from the coding sequence TGGGGAATCCAGGCCCGACCTACCACAACACCCGCCACAACCTGGGCTTCTGGGTGATCGACATCCTGGCCGAGCGGTGGCGCATTCCGCTCGTTGCCAGCCCTTTACTGTCTCGGCTCGGCCAGGGGAGCCGCCATGCAAGGGGAAACGTGAGAACCGATGGAGACTCTGACAAGGGGAAACGTGAGAACCGATGGACTCTGAAGGACATCACGTTTCCCCTTGAAGGACATCACGTTTCTCCTTGTGACCAAACCGTCCTGCTGGTCCAGCCCCAGACCTTCATGAATAACAGTGGGGAGGCTGCGGGCCGGATTCGGCACTGGTATGGCCTGTCTGCTGCCGATTTTCTCGTCGTGCACGACGACCTCGCTCTGCCTGCGGGCCGGATCCGCGTGAAGCGGGGTGGGGGCGGAGCTGGCGGCAACCGGGGAGTGGCTTCGATCATTGACGGACTTGGCAGTCCAGATTTCCCCCGGGTCAAGATCGGTATTGGACGACCACAGGACACCACGTCAGTGACAGAATTTGTGTTGCGCCGCTTTACTCCGCAAGAGGGAGCGTCTATGCTCTGTGCCGCTCGCCACGCCGCAGACGCGGTTGAGGCGGTATGCACGCGGGGGCTGGAGTGGGCAATGGACGGCTTTAACCGGATTGGCTGTGGGGGGTGA